The proteins below come from a single Mya arenaria isolate MELC-2E11 chromosome 8, ASM2691426v1 genomic window:
- the LOC128245079 gene encoding uncharacterized protein LOC128245079, with protein MLSFSRIVPRTHKVMSKGIYSGIQSGRVMSEFPAHIFGQDSVSDIRSFPVLDHDIVCMEGLQGEIRDLSLSEARHVLSQAVEFQNYGPTFQGTPEFMSGSSSLAGSRATPSQIGNINPTDAHSSVLAGLKSHVSLHGHMQSNVPFPQHASEVSGGYGSYHNMPGGSDRLLDKFVSGSLQNCHQSRQFSMSSKLSVTQQGAQEALLEDQMLTDPSPQGIQGDNCVSFKLWMENCQRYNLPNCDEQLKSLKEGRKTLAEVFQEQQEIIRLVAEDYKRKQSQERMAAETNAQGPQDYYGYSFEFSYNDPCPQGLQGDDCATYKVWANNCKAFGFGDCSQKAVDIQTGRRTLQEVFDEQDELIKKIVSNFQQRRQFSTSAVNLSEVRTDRSQNSAKSKTESVQSQSEKSNQTSENPQSIHPDTSKVIKDIDIKLSQKDRLKRAVKDYGATVIVFHVGISLISLGGFYLAVSSGLDVVGLLTRLGVGESILQSRVAAGSTTFVLAYAVHKVFAPVRIATTLTCTPLIVRYLRRVGFLKQPPKP; from the exons ATGTTGTCGTTTTCAAGAATAGTCCCTAGGACCCATAAGGTCATGTCAAAAGGTATCTACAGCGGTATACAATCGGGAAGGGTGATGTCGGAGTTTCCTGCACATATCTTCGGACAAGACTCAGTTTCGGACATTAGGTCTTTCCCAGTTTTGGACCACGATATCGTGTGTATGGAAGGTCTACAGGGTGAAATCAGGGATTTGTCCTTATCCGAAGCAAGACACGTTTTGTCTCAAGCGGTTGAGTTTCAGAATTATGGACCTACTTTTCAGGGAACTCCGGAATTTATGAGTGGCTCAAGCAGCTTGGCAGGTTCACGAGCTACCCCGTCTCAAATTGGTAACATAAATCCTACTGACGCACATTCCTCGGTGCTAGCGGGTCTCAAGAGTCACGTCAGCTTACACGGTCATATGCAAAGCAATGTTCCATTCCCTCAACATGCTAGTGAAGTCAGCGGGGGCTACGGCAGTTACCACAATATGCCCGGTGGCAGCGATCGCTTGCTCGACAAGTTTGTGTCTGGAAGTTTGCAGAACTGCCACCAATCACGGCAATTTTCAATGTCTTCTAAGCTTAGTGTAACACAGCAAGGAGCCCAGGAGGCATTACTGGAAGATCAAATGCTGACAGACCCATCACCCCAGGGAATTCAGGGAGACAACTGTGTGAGCTTCAAACTCTGGATGGAAAATTGTCAGAGGTATAACTTACCAAACTGTGATGAACAGCTGAAATCTCTTAAGGAGGGTCGAAAGACACTGGCAGAAGTGTTTCAAGAGCAACAAGAGATTATAAGACTTGTAGCTGAagattataaaagaaaacaatctcAAGAACGCATGGCAGCAGAAACCAATGCTCAAGGACCGCAAGATTATTATGGGTACTCGTTTGAGTTCAGCTATAATGATCCATGCCCCCAGGGTCTTCAAGGGGATGACTGCGCTACTTATAAAGTTTGGGCTAATAACTGCAAAGCGTTTGGCTTCGGAGACTGTTCGCAGAAAGCTGTCGACATACAAACAGGCAGACGGACATTGCAGGAAGTCTTTGACGAACAGGACGAACTGATTAAGAAAATCGTCTCCAACTTCCAGCAGCGACGTCAGTTCAGTACATCAGCAGTAAATCTATCTGAGGTGCGTACAGACAGGTCACAGAACTCTGCTAAAAGTAAAACAGAAAGTGTTCAATCTCAATCAGAAAAATCTAATCAAACGAGTGAAAACCCACAAAGCATTCACCCCGATACTAGTAAAGTAATTAAAGATATTGATATTAAGTTAAGTCAGAAAGATCGGTTGAAGCGCGCCGTGAAAGATTACGGAGCTACTGTAATCGTGTTCCATGTTGGCATCTCATTGATTTCTTTGGGAGGGTTTTACTTGGCTGTTTCGAG CGGGCTTGATGTTGTTGGGCTACTGACGCGGCTGGGGGTCGGGGAGTCTATCCTGCAGTCCCGGGTGGCGGCTGGATCCACCACCTTCGTCCTTGCGTACGCCGTCCACAAGGTGTTTGCACCCGTCCGCATCGCCACCACTCTCACGTGTACGCCCCTCATCGTCCGCTACCTCCGGAGGGTCGGCTTTCTGAAACAACCACCGAAACCCTAA